A window from Streptomyces sp. NBC_00271 encodes these proteins:
- a CDS encoding multicopper oxidase family protein → MNSINRRSVLLAGLGAAGTGALAACNGGSGNTGSGSGSGNALVSPTASAVAAAEKKRTSSGRQRKLTLTASPAMIDLGGGVMPKTWAFDGRTPGKEVRLSVGDTLIAELSNQLPNKTATSIHWHGIALRNDMDGVPPATQTAVRAGSTFTYRFIADAPGTYFFHPHVGVQLDRGLYAPLIVEDPKEPLSYDDEWVVLLDDWVDGVTGTPNEVFSELKLGMADMSGMDMSSSPSPSSSDSMGDMGGMDMGGSASASASSGGMSKKFMLMGATSSLLGGDAGDVKYPHHLINGRVATDPDVYTGKPGKKVRLRIINAGSDTAYRVALGGHKLTITHTDGFPVQHQEVDALLVGMGERYDVLVTLGDGVFPLAALAEGKNANGLALMRTGSGSAPKASVRPRELDGMIMTASQLRAADDVRLKSSKTDVTHQIKLTGNMMKYNWAINGTPFDMKNPEAHPIVIEEGQRVRLDFVNTTEMWHPMHLHGHTYQLGTSGPRKDTTIVLPKKTVSVFLNADNPGQWMMHCHNAYHGEAGMMANVAYKA, encoded by the coding sequence ATGAACAGCATCAACCGCCGCTCCGTCCTGCTCGCCGGGCTCGGAGCCGCCGGAACCGGCGCCCTCGCCGCCTGCAATGGCGGCTCCGGTAACACCGGATCCGGCAGCGGCAGCGGCAACGCCCTGGTCAGCCCGACCGCCTCGGCGGTCGCCGCCGCCGAGAAGAAGCGCACGAGCAGTGGACGGCAGCGGAAGCTCACCCTGACCGCGTCACCCGCGATGATCGACCTGGGCGGCGGCGTCATGCCCAAGACCTGGGCCTTCGACGGCCGTACGCCGGGCAAGGAGGTACGCCTCTCCGTCGGCGACACTCTGATAGCCGAGCTGTCCAACCAGCTCCCGAACAAGACGGCCACGTCGATCCACTGGCACGGCATCGCCCTGCGCAACGACATGGACGGCGTGCCCCCGGCCACACAGACCGCGGTCCGGGCCGGATCCACCTTCACCTACAGGTTCATCGCCGACGCCCCGGGTACGTACTTCTTCCACCCCCATGTCGGCGTCCAGCTCGACCGTGGCCTGTACGCCCCGCTGATCGTCGAGGACCCCAAGGAGCCCCTGTCGTACGACGACGAGTGGGTCGTCCTTCTCGACGATTGGGTCGATGGCGTCACCGGCACCCCCAACGAGGTCTTCTCCGAGCTCAAGCTGGGCATGGCCGACATGAGCGGCATGGACATGAGCAGCAGCCCGAGCCCCAGCAGTTCGGACAGCATGGGTGACATGGGCGGGATGGACATGGGCGGTTCCGCCTCGGCCTCCGCCTCCTCCGGCGGCATGTCCAAGAAGTTCATGCTCATGGGCGCCACCAGCAGCCTGCTCGGCGGCGACGCCGGTGACGTGAAATACCCGCACCACCTGATCAACGGCCGCGTGGCCACCGACCCGGATGTCTACACCGGCAAGCCCGGCAAGAAGGTACGGCTGCGCATCATCAACGCCGGCTCGGACACCGCCTACCGGGTCGCCCTCGGCGGCCACAAACTGACCATCACCCACACCGACGGCTTCCCCGTCCAGCACCAGGAAGTGGACGCCCTGCTGGTCGGCATGGGCGAACGCTACGACGTCCTCGTCACCCTCGGCGACGGCGTCTTCCCGCTCGCCGCCCTGGCCGAGGGCAAGAACGCCAACGGCCTGGCCCTGATGCGCACAGGCTCCGGAAGCGCACCCAAGGCATCCGTCCGTCCGCGGGAACTCGACGGCATGATCATGACGGCGTCCCAGCTGCGGGCCGCCGACGATGTGCGTCTCAAGTCCTCGAAGACCGACGTCACGCACCAGATCAAGCTGACCGGCAACATGATGAAGTACAACTGGGCCATCAACGGCACGCCGTTCGACATGAAGAATCCCGAGGCGCACCCGATCGTCATCGAGGAGGGCCAGCGGGTACGGCTCGACTTCGTCAACACGACCGAGATGTGGCACCCGATGCACCTGCACGGCCACACGTACCAGCTCGGAACCTCCGGGCCGCGCAAGGACACCACGATCGTGCTGCCCAAGAAGACGGTGTCCGTGTTCCTCAACGCCGACAACCCGGGCCAGTGGATGATGCACTGCCACAACGCCTACCACGGCGAGGCCGGAATGATGGCGAACGTGGCCTACAAGGCCTGA
- a CDS encoding DUF6153 family protein produces the protein MGIRTARSGGSAVRWAYGVLLTLCVALAVLVHHEISGMTDSPMPATAHAAMPGAAHDAHVLPDGTASSVSDASTHNLNDGGCATPGMQHCSSASVTTVHLAIPGQSAFDASADLLRALSRRAPGSVASRAPPDLSVLSQLRI, from the coding sequence ATGGGGATACGGACAGCGCGCAGCGGCGGTTCAGCCGTTCGCTGGGCGTACGGGGTGCTCCTCACCCTGTGCGTCGCGCTGGCCGTGCTCGTTCACCATGAGATATCCGGGATGACCGACTCGCCGATGCCGGCCACGGCCCACGCGGCCATGCCGGGCGCAGCCCATGACGCTCACGTGCTGCCGGACGGCACGGCGTCGTCCGTCTCGGACGCATCCACACACAATCTCAACGACGGCGGATGCGCCACGCCAGGCATGCAGCACTGCAGCTCGGCGAGCGTCACCACCGTGCATCTCGCCATACCGGGGCAGAGCGCGTTCGACGCCTCGGCCGATCTCCTGAGGGCCTTGTCCCGACGCGCACCGGGCTCCGTGGCGAGCAGAGCTCCGCCCGATCTGTCCGTCCTCTCTCAACTGCGCATTTAG
- a CDS encoding L,D-transpeptidase produces the protein MRQRPTPRPVRRIVQPLALAASAVVVLAACSTGGKSNSGTNASADDGKNAGPAAIAVEPGDANARVPVSQKVTVRARGGSLSSVEVGSPGPGTLSGTWSKGKSVWTSTTPLAPGATYTVKANGKTSGGAALNKTASFTTEAAKDTFVGEYYPDKGAKVGVAMPVSITFNKPIRDKAVVERKLKVTASPAVAGAWSWMKDRNGKDRIDFRPEKYWKSGTAVTLTMDLAGVDAGGGVYGTQQRVVTFTIGDAVTSTVDVGKKTMTVAKNGRTLRTLKISSGKKGFETWNGTMVVLSKVPTIRMNSRTVGIFGPEAYNLGSVKWDVQLTTSGTYVHAAPWNAGKFGVVNGSHGCIGMSTSDANRFYDQVHLGDPVTVVNSVDTVAVNNGYGDWNVDWATWRKGSALD, from the coding sequence ATGCGACAGCGCCCGACACCACGGCCCGTCCGCCGGATTGTGCAACCGCTCGCGCTTGCCGCGTCCGCCGTCGTTGTCCTCGCCGCGTGCAGCACCGGCGGCAAGTCGAACAGCGGCACGAACGCGTCAGCGGACGACGGCAAGAACGCCGGACCGGCCGCGATAGCCGTGGAGCCCGGCGACGCGAACGCCAGGGTGCCGGTCAGCCAGAAGGTGACGGTGCGCGCCCGGGGCGGCTCCCTGTCGTCCGTCGAGGTCGGCTCGCCCGGCCCGGGCACACTCTCCGGCACTTGGTCGAAGGGCAAGTCCGTGTGGACCTCCACGACCCCACTCGCCCCTGGCGCCACGTACACGGTGAAAGCCAACGGCAAGACGTCCGGCGGGGCGGCCCTCAACAAGACCGCCTCCTTCACCACCGAGGCGGCGAAGGACACCTTCGTCGGCGAGTACTACCCCGACAAGGGTGCGAAGGTCGGCGTCGCGATGCCGGTGTCGATCACCTTCAACAAGCCGATCCGCGACAAGGCGGTGGTGGAGCGGAAACTCAAGGTCACCGCTTCACCCGCGGTCGCGGGCGCCTGGAGCTGGATGAAGGACCGCAACGGCAAGGATCGCATCGACTTCCGGCCTGAGAAGTACTGGAAGTCCGGCACCGCCGTCACCCTGACCATGGACCTCGCGGGCGTGGACGCGGGCGGCGGCGTGTATGGCACCCAGCAGCGCGTCGTGACCTTCACCATCGGCGACGCCGTGACCAGCACCGTCGACGTCGGCAAGAAGACCATGACGGTGGCGAAGAACGGCAGGACGCTCCGAACTCTGAAGATCTCGTCCGGCAAGAAGGGCTTCGAGACCTGGAACGGCACCATGGTCGTGCTGAGCAAGGTGCCGACGATCCGCATGAACTCCCGGACGGTCGGCATCTTCGGCCCCGAGGCGTACAACCTCGGCTCGGTGAAGTGGGACGTGCAACTCACCACGTCCGGCACGTATGTGCATGCGGCGCCGTGGAACGCGGGCAAGTTCGGCGTGGTCAACGGCAGTCACGGGTGTATCGGCATGAGTACGAGTGACGCCAACCGGTTCTACGACCAGGTCCACCTCGGCGACCCGGTCACCGTGGTCAACTCCGTCGACACCGTGGCGGTCAACAACGGCTACGGCGACTGGAACGTCGACTGGGCCACCTGGAGGAAGGGCAGCGCCCTGGACTGA
- a CDS encoding heavy-metal-associated domain-containing protein — MTTETNSGSCGSGAGATVDVRGVGITTVYQVSGMTCGHCENAVSQEISALDDVTAVTAVAKTGEVTVTSTAALDEEAVRAAVDEAGYELVGRA, encoded by the coding sequence ATGACCACCGAGACGAACTCCGGTTCCTGCGGCTCCGGCGCCGGTGCCACGGTCGACGTCCGCGGCGTCGGCATCACTACCGTCTACCAGGTGTCCGGCATGACCTGCGGCCACTGCGAGAACGCCGTCTCCCAGGAGATCTCGGCGCTGGACGACGTCACCGCGGTCACCGCCGTCGCCAAGACCGGCGAGGTGACCGTCACATCCACCGCCGCGCTCGACGAAGAGGCCGTCCGCGCCGCTGTCGACGAGGCCGGCTACGAGCTCGTCGGCCGAGCCTGA
- a CDS encoding heavy metal translocating P-type ATPase has product MTSTAPEKAVPETAPAPAHAVELSIGGMTCASCAARIEKKLNRLDGVTATVNFATEKAKVSYPAAVDIADLIATVEKTGYTAEEPPPPASTTADVREGEAAPSVADGEPLSLRQRLYVSLVLTAPVVLMAMVPSLQFDNWQWLSLTLAAPVVVWGAFPFHKAAWTNARHGAATMDTLVSIGTLAAFGWSLWALFFGHAGMPGMRHAFELTVSRTDGSSSIYLEAAAGVTAFILAGRYLEAKSKRKAGAALRALLELGAKDVAVLRGGKEVRLPVAELTVGDRFVVRPGEKVATDGTVVEGASAVDASMLTGESLPVDVTVGDAVTGATVNAGGRLIVEATRVGSDTQLGRMARLVEDAQNGKAEVQRLADRISAVFVPVVILIAFGTLLTWLLVTGDVTSAFTAAVAVLIIACPCALGLATPTALMVGTGRGAQLGILIKGPEVLESTHRVDAVVLDKTGTVTTGRMRIQDVFTAPGVDENELLKLAGALEHASEHPIAQAIAAGAVERAGSLPVPENFENNAGLGVQGVVDGHAVLVGRERLLKEWVIELPRELAEAKAAAEAEGRTAVAVAWDGEARGVLTVADAIKETSAEAVADLRRLGLKPVLLTGDNQLVAESVGRSVGIDEVIAEVLPEDKVSVVKRLQDEGRTVAMVGDGVNDAAALATADLGLAMGTGTDAAIEAGDLTLVRGDLRVAADAIRLSRRTLATIKGNLFWAFGYNVAALPLAAFGMLNPMIAGAAMAFSSVFVVTNSLRLRSFK; this is encoded by the coding sequence ATGACCAGCACCGCTCCCGAAAAGGCAGTCCCCGAAACGGCGCCCGCGCCCGCCCACGCGGTCGAACTCTCCATCGGCGGTATGACCTGCGCCTCGTGCGCCGCCCGCATCGAGAAGAAGCTCAACCGCCTGGACGGCGTCACTGCGACCGTCAACTTCGCTACCGAGAAGGCGAAGGTCTCGTACCCGGCGGCCGTCGACATCGCCGACCTCATCGCCACCGTCGAGAAGACCGGCTACACCGCCGAGGAGCCGCCCCCGCCAGCCTCCACCACCGCCGACGTGCGCGAGGGCGAGGCCGCCCCGTCCGTCGCGGACGGGGAGCCGCTGTCCCTGCGGCAGCGCCTCTACGTGTCACTCGTGCTCACCGCGCCCGTCGTCCTGATGGCGATGGTGCCGTCCTTGCAGTTCGACAACTGGCAGTGGCTGTCGCTGACGCTCGCCGCACCGGTCGTGGTCTGGGGCGCCTTCCCCTTCCACAAGGCCGCCTGGACGAACGCCCGGCACGGCGCCGCGACCATGGACACGTTGGTGTCGATCGGCACGCTCGCCGCGTTCGGCTGGTCGCTGTGGGCACTGTTCTTCGGGCACGCCGGGATGCCGGGCATGCGGCACGCCTTCGAGCTCACCGTCTCCCGTACGGACGGCTCCTCCTCCATCTACCTGGAGGCCGCTGCCGGGGTGACCGCCTTCATCCTCGCCGGGCGTTACCTGGAGGCGAAGTCCAAGCGCAAGGCGGGTGCGGCGCTGCGGGCGCTGCTGGAGCTGGGCGCCAAGGACGTCGCGGTGCTGCGGGGCGGCAAGGAAGTACGCCTCCCTGTCGCCGAGTTGACTGTCGGTGACCGCTTCGTCGTACGACCCGGCGAGAAGGTCGCGACCGACGGAACCGTCGTCGAGGGCGCCTCGGCGGTCGACGCCTCCATGCTGACCGGCGAGTCCCTGCCGGTGGACGTGACGGTCGGCGACGCCGTGACCGGGGCGACCGTGAACGCGGGCGGTCGGCTCATCGTCGAGGCGACCCGCGTCGGTTCGGACACGCAGCTCGGGCGGATGGCGAGGCTGGTGGAGGACGCCCAGAACGGCAAGGCCGAGGTGCAGCGCCTCGCCGACCGGATCTCGGCCGTCTTTGTTCCCGTCGTCATCCTCATCGCGTTCGGCACCCTGCTGACCTGGCTGCTTGTGACCGGTGACGTCACTTCTGCGTTCACGGCCGCGGTCGCGGTGCTGATTATCGCCTGCCCCTGCGCGCTCGGTCTGGCCACGCCGACCGCCCTCATGGTCGGCACGGGCCGGGGCGCCCAGCTCGGCATCCTCATCAAGGGCCCCGAGGTACTGGAGTCCACGCACCGTGTCGACGCCGTCGTCCTGGACAAGACCGGAACGGTGACCACGGGCCGGATGCGCATTCAGGACGTCTTCACCGCACCGGGCGTGGACGAGAACGAACTGCTGAAGCTGGCGGGCGCGTTGGAGCACGCCTCTGAGCACCCCATCGCGCAGGCGATCGCGGCTGGCGCCGTCGAGCGGGCCGGAAGCCTTCCCGTGCCGGAGAACTTCGAGAACAACGCCGGGCTCGGCGTGCAGGGAGTGGTGGACGGTCACGCTGTGCTCGTCGGCCGCGAGAGGCTCCTCAAGGAGTGGGTCATCGAGCTGCCCCGGGAGCTGGCCGAGGCCAAGGCCGCAGCGGAGGCCGAGGGGCGTACGGCCGTCGCCGTCGCCTGGGACGGTGAGGCGCGCGGTGTTCTCACGGTCGCCGACGCGATTAAGGAGACGAGCGCCGAGGCGGTGGCCGATCTGCGCAGGCTCGGTCTTAAGCCCGTCCTGCTGACCGGCGACAACCAGCTCGTAGCCGAGTCCGTGGGCAGGTCCGTCGGCATTGACGAGGTGATCGCCGAAGTCCTGCCCGAGGACAAGGTGAGCGTGGTCAAGCGGCTGCAGGACGAGGGCCGTACGGTCGCGATGGTCGGCGACGGCGTCAACGACGCGGCCGCGCTCGCCACCGCCGACCTGGGTCTTGCCATGGGAACCGGCACCGACGCGGCCATAGAGGCCGGCGACCTGACCCTCGTACGCGGCGACCTTCGCGTCGCCGCCGACGCGATCCGCCTTTCCCGCAGGACCCTCGCCACCATCAAGGGCAACCTCTTCTGGGCCTTCGGCTACAACGTCGCAGCCCTGCCGCTGGCCGCCTTCGGGATGCTCAACCCGATGATCGCGGGCGCCGCGATGGCCTTCTCCTCGGTCTTCGTCGTGACCAACAGCCTGCGACTGCGGTCCTTCAAGTAG
- a CDS encoding tRNA-dependent cyclodipeptide synthase: MPSESVSTEPVDLIRAEPLTAQCRTAFAGRAHACLGISPFNSHFSAQRIADLVCWGLSTFTDVHFFVPDTAAAHTLEALGYPPEKAAWKARRQGQYVRNKITKALADNGVLDPGPYLLDGQALASNPAYEELTAHEEHRFRKDTGFAQACLSASAWVLKRRLPPGRQPTQEQLRGAVRYFLAELPLFLDTPRIAGAAASVFCYHEVPQLLADLYHHRLALHPAPEQGFCHLHSAVEIQRPGVHVPDTVQRR; the protein is encoded by the coding sequence ATGCCCTCCGAGTCCGTGTCCACCGAGCCTGTCGACCTGATCCGCGCAGAGCCGCTCACCGCCCAATGTCGGACCGCCTTCGCGGGCCGCGCCCACGCGTGCCTCGGGATCAGCCCGTTCAACAGCCACTTCTCCGCCCAACGGATCGCCGACCTGGTCTGCTGGGGGCTGTCCACCTTCACGGACGTGCACTTCTTCGTCCCCGACACCGCGGCCGCCCACACCCTGGAAGCACTCGGCTATCCGCCGGAGAAGGCCGCCTGGAAGGCCCGCCGCCAGGGCCAGTACGTCCGCAACAAGATCACCAAAGCCCTTGCCGACAACGGCGTACTCGACCCCGGCCCCTACCTCCTCGACGGCCAGGCGCTCGCCTCGAACCCCGCCTACGAGGAACTCACGGCACATGAGGAGCACCGCTTCCGCAAGGACACCGGCTTTGCCCAGGCGTGCCTGAGCGCCTCGGCCTGGGTGCTGAAACGCCGACTGCCGCCCGGCCGGCAGCCCACGCAAGAACAGCTGCGGGGCGCGGTGCGGTACTTCCTGGCCGAACTGCCGCTGTTCCTGGACACCCCGCGCATCGCAGGCGCGGCCGCCTCGGTGTTCTGCTACCACGAGGTCCCGCAGCTGCTGGCCGACCTGTACCACCACCGGCTGGCCCTGCACCCGGCCCCCGAGCAGGGCTTCTGTCATCTGCACAGCGCCGTAGAAATCCAACGCCCAGGCGTCCATGTGCCGGATACCGTGCAGCGACGATGA
- a CDS encoding cytochrome c biogenesis CcdA family protein, giving the protein MSQGISELVASGPLLLAAPLALLAGAVSFFSPCCLPLVPGYVSYATGMSAADVQAGRESRGRMVAGTALFILGFSALFASYGAALGYVGNTLFEYQDLITRILGALTILLGLLFLGAFERIPFAGRTFRISYHPRAGLAGAPLLGVMFGLGWTPCIGPTLAAVMSLSFNTGSAGRGALLAFVYSVGLGLPFLVAALGFRRALRAFGFARRNARGVMRFGGAMLVVVGVLQVSGAWTYLTGLLRYWVAGYQLAL; this is encoded by the coding sequence GTGAGTCAAGGCATATCCGAGCTCGTCGCCAGCGGCCCGCTGCTGTTGGCGGCGCCACTCGCGCTCCTCGCGGGCGCGGTCTCGTTCTTCTCGCCCTGCTGCCTGCCACTAGTGCCCGGCTACGTCTCGTACGCCACCGGCATGTCGGCGGCCGACGTGCAGGCGGGGCGCGAAAGTCGGGGTCGGATGGTCGCCGGGACGGCGCTGTTCATCCTCGGCTTCTCCGCCCTCTTCGCGAGCTACGGTGCCGCGCTCGGCTATGTCGGCAACACGCTGTTCGAATACCAGGACCTGATCACTCGGATCCTGGGCGCGCTGACGATCCTGCTGGGACTACTCTTCCTGGGCGCCTTCGAGCGCATCCCTTTCGCCGGACGTACCTTCCGCATCAGCTACCACCCACGGGCGGGCCTGGCCGGGGCCCCGCTTCTCGGGGTGATGTTCGGCCTCGGCTGGACCCCGTGCATCGGCCCCACGCTCGCCGCCGTGATGAGCCTGTCCTTCAACACCGGCAGCGCGGGCCGCGGCGCCCTGCTGGCCTTCGTCTACAGCGTCGGCCTGGGCCTGCCCTTCCTCGTAGCCGCCCTCGGCTTCCGCCGTGCCCTGCGTGCCTTCGGTTTCGCTCGCCGCAACGCGCGGGGCGTGATGCGCTTCGGCGGCGCGATGCTGGTGGTCGTCGGCGTTCTGCAGGTCAGTGGCGCGTGGACGTATCTGACCGGGCTGCTGCGCTACTGGGTCGCGGGCTACCAGCTGGCGCTGTGA
- a CDS encoding BlaI/MecI/CopY family transcriptional regulator produces the protein MTQFGELEAAIMDAVWSAGKPLRVREVLERLDRDPEPAYNTVHTVTEILYRKGWLAKEKDGRAYKYGATQSREEYVAGLMGEALSVADDRTATLARFVQQMQPGEAEELHRLLGQAVAREAGEASS, from the coding sequence ATGACGCAGTTCGGCGAGCTGGAAGCCGCGATCATGGACGCGGTGTGGTCCGCGGGCAAACCGTTGCGCGTCCGCGAGGTTCTCGAGCGCCTGGACCGGGACCCGGAGCCCGCGTACAACACCGTCCACACCGTCACCGAGATCCTCTACCGCAAGGGTTGGCTGGCGAAGGAGAAGGACGGCCGGGCCTACAAGTACGGAGCCACCCAGAGCCGTGAGGAGTACGTCGCCGGGCTGATGGGGGAGGCGCTGTCCGTGGCCGACGACCGCACCGCGACGCTGGCCCGCTTCGTGCAGCAGATGCAGCCCGGCGAGGCCGAGGAACTGCACCGGCTGCTCGGACAGGCCGTGGCCCGGGAAGCGGGGGAGGCGTCCTCGTGA
- a CDS encoding M56 family metallopeptidase has protein sequence MIVAAVLFTYAVLLCTLAPRLLRGACWAERAPRLGIVVWQVLGASALTSAILAGLALTVPTVRVSADLAQLLQACVMALTAQYASPGGAAAGAAGAVLALAVLGRVTWCAGTALLRIGRERREHREVLDMVGRADPVRGVVVLDHEEPAAYCLPGRHRRTVITTGALHALDDEQLTAVLAHERAHQAERHDAVLAWTQALARAFPRVPLFRTAEAEIARLVEMRADDVAAARSGRLTTAAALLAVAGGPTPAVALAAGGSTAARRVRRLIEAHAPLGRLRIAAGSLTAAVALAVPLLIVGGPAAAATQLNYCPNGTPAAQVTSMR, from the coding sequence GTGATCGTCGCCGCCGTCCTCTTCACCTACGCCGTGCTGTTGTGCACTTTGGCGCCCCGGCTGTTGCGCGGGGCCTGCTGGGCTGAGCGGGCACCCCGGCTGGGCATCGTGGTCTGGCAGGTGCTGGGCGCCTCGGCGCTCACATCCGCCATCTTGGCCGGGCTCGCGCTGACCGTGCCGACCGTCAGGGTCAGTGCCGATCTCGCGCAGCTGCTCCAGGCGTGCGTGATGGCGCTGACCGCGCAGTACGCCTCGCCGGGCGGCGCCGCCGCCGGGGCCGCGGGGGCCGTGCTCGCGCTCGCGGTGCTGGGGCGGGTGACCTGGTGTGCGGGCACGGCTCTCCTGCGCATCGGCCGGGAGCGTCGGGAGCACCGCGAGGTCCTCGACATGGTCGGTCGCGCCGATCCCGTACGCGGTGTCGTCGTCCTCGACCATGAAGAACCCGCCGCTTACTGCCTGCCCGGCCGCCACCGCCGCACAGTGATCACCACGGGCGCTCTGCACGCCCTGGACGACGAACAGCTCACCGCCGTCCTGGCCCACGAACGCGCCCACCAGGCCGAACGCCACGACGCCGTACTGGCCTGGACGCAGGCCCTGGCCCGAGCCTTTCCCCGCGTTCCGCTGTTCCGTACGGCCGAGGCGGAGATCGCGCGGCTGGTGGAGATGCGAGCCGACGACGTGGCCGCCGCCCGCTCCGGACGGCTGACCACCGCCGCGGCACTGCTCGCGGTCGCGGGCGGCCCGACTCCGGCCGTGGCGCTCGCCGCCGGCGGTTCCACCGCGGCGCGCCGGGTGCGCCGCCTTATCGAAGCGCACGCCCCGCTGGGCCGCCTGCGCATCGCGGCGGGTTCGCTGACCGCGGCAGTGGCGCTGGCCGTGCCGCTGCTGATCGTCGGCGGTCCGGCGGCGGCCGCGACGCAGCTCAACTACTGCCCGAACGGCACCCCGGCCGCCCAGGTCACCTCCATGCGCTGA